In a single window of the Leptospira sanjuanensis genome:
- a CDS encoding GDYXXLXY domain-containing protein, protein MRTFKILLILALATPVAFFASEIVYLEFVKKSGKELILPVSGYDPRDLLSGHYLRYNIEYQSYSLCQAADGGESLRSKAKSSKDGGTHCVCYSHPGKIEEGDGTFVEGCNPETLQDKKICKLYLRGECRYGRFTIGNERFYVNETKALDYEKRLRDESVHIRLKVDGDGKAITDSLIWADGSSL, encoded by the coding sequence ATGAGAACGTTCAAAATTCTTTTGATCCTTGCGTTGGCGACTCCGGTGGCATTCTTTGCATCCGAAATCGTATATTTGGAATTCGTAAAGAAGTCGGGAAAGGAACTGATTCTTCCCGTAAGCGGATATGATCCGCGCGATCTGTTATCCGGACATTATCTGCGTTACAACATCGAATACCAATCGTATTCTCTCTGTCAGGCGGCCGACGGTGGAGAATCGCTTCGTTCCAAGGCAAAGTCGAGCAAGGACGGTGGAACACATTGTGTTTGTTATTCGCATCCCGGAAAGATCGAAGAAGGGGACGGAACCTTTGTGGAAGGCTGTAATCCCGAAACTCTTCAGGATAAAAAGATCTGCAAGCTGTATCTCCGCGGCGAATGCAGATACGGAAGATTTACGATCGGCAACGAACGTTTTTACGTGAATGAAACCAAGGCTCTCGATTACGAAAAACGCCTTCGGGACGAAAGCGTTCACATTCGTTTGAAGGTCGATGGAGACGGAAAGGCGATTACCGATTCTCTGATTTGGGCGGACGGATCTTCGCTGTAA
- a CDS encoding DUF2797 domain-containing protein, whose translation MKPIVSGFLRMMDHQGIDPVSYIWVTATYDSDSSEKQVAHIQENSKLLNYIGQKVKLEFTGKIRCVSCGRITKKSFNQGNCFTCFQTLAENDLCILRPDTCHFHLGTCREPDWGEAHCFISHTVYLANSSAIKVGITKENPVSNRWVDQGAVQGIPLVEVTSRRDAGIIEKELSKVLSDRTTWQKMVAGDPEPIDLAERKKEFLQKIEELDLDLDYKISPQETPTTIRYPVQAYPKKIQSLAPEKNPIIEDVLTGIKGQYLLFQSGVINIRAYGGYETVLSVD comes from the coding sequence ATGAAACCGATCGTTTCCGGTTTCCTTCGGATGATGGATCATCAAGGAATCGATCCGGTCTCTTATATCTGGGTCACCGCGACTTACGATTCCGATTCTTCCGAAAAACAAGTGGCGCATATTCAAGAAAATTCTAAACTTCTAAACTATATCGGACAAAAGGTGAAACTCGAGTTCACCGGAAAGATCCGCTGCGTTTCCTGCGGGAGAATCACCAAAAAAAGTTTCAATCAGGGAAACTGTTTCACTTGTTTTCAAACGTTGGCCGAAAACGATCTCTGCATTTTAAGACCGGATACGTGCCACTTTCATCTCGGAACCTGCAGGGAACCCGATTGGGGAGAAGCCCACTGTTTTATTTCGCATACCGTGTATCTCGCCAATAGCTCCGCGATCAAGGTCGGAATCACGAAGGAAAATCCTGTTTCCAATCGATGGGTGGATCAAGGCGCGGTTCAGGGAATCCCTCTGGTCGAAGTGACTTCAAGAAGAGACGCGGGAATCATAGAGAAAGAACTTTCCAAGGTTTTATCGGACAGAACGACCTGGCAAAAGATGGTCGCGGGCGATCCGGAACCGATCGATCTCGCGGAACGCAAAAAGGAATTTCTGCAAAAAATCGAGGAACTCGATTTGGATCTGGATTATAAAATTTCTCCGCAGGAAACCCCGACTACGATTCGGTATCCGGTGCAGGCTTATCCGAAAAAGATTCAATCCTTGGCCCCGGAAAAAAATCCGATTATCGAAGACGTTCTTACCGGAATCAAAGGACAATATCTTCTCTTTCAATCCGGTGTGATCAATATCCGCGCGTACGGCGGTTATGAAACCGTTTTGAGCGTCGACTGA
- a CDS encoding DUF2157 domain-containing protein: protein MRLEHKLKRWVEAGLIRSEQADAILHFEETRKTPYLYYSFIILGVVVIGIGVIAIIAANWEEIPDILKLGAGLGVLSLIAGLAFWKRENGNLLTVFLVLNSILILGMIGLVSQVYHRGGEYYEAAALWCVLNVLFLIATDSKTLIHLWTVGFQIFITGWILDQPGWEMNRWNQYFYFSTVGFFTIWTASERFSLESRKASFFLWAVLFLVIGSSYFGFRGTYDYTFYGTPEENPAHWMDAVRQYPWTQVLLRLFTIVPGIFLILNTDAFTKSQKKSFGFSLIIFFLLYLPIYLLYSHGESVSASVWNRIVSMIPAFLFIVFWLGIASGFRAHKRIFDLSVAIIGIRFLYFYFDLFGSLTYTGFGLILSGLLIIGFTIGYLKLKGRVRTFLGEQE, encoded by the coding sequence ATGCGATTGGAACACAAACTCAAACGATGGGTGGAAGCGGGATTGATTCGCTCCGAACAAGCGGACGCGATCTTACATTTCGAAGAAACCCGTAAAACACCGTATCTTTACTATTCGTTTATCATTTTAGGGGTGGTGGTCATCGGAATCGGCGTGATCGCCATCATCGCCGCGAACTGGGAAGAAATTCCGGATATTCTGAAGTTAGGAGCCGGTCTCGGCGTTTTGTCCCTCATAGCGGGGCTTGCATTTTGGAAACGGGAGAACGGAAATCTCCTAACGGTCTTTCTCGTTTTGAATTCGATCTTGATCCTGGGAATGATCGGTCTCGTTTCGCAGGTTTATCATCGAGGCGGAGAATACTACGAAGCCGCGGCTCTTTGGTGCGTATTGAACGTTCTCTTTTTGATCGCGACGGATTCAAAGACGTTGATTCATCTTTGGACCGTCGGATTTCAGATCTTCATTACGGGATGGATTTTGGATCAACCCGGCTGGGAAATGAATCGCTGGAATCAGTATTTTTATTTTTCCACGGTCGGATTCTTTACGATCTGGACCGCTTCCGAACGATTCTCCTTGGAATCCAGAAAGGCTTCCTTCTTTTTATGGGCGGTTTTATTTTTAGTGATCGGAAGTTCTTATTTCGGTTTCCGAGGAACCTATGATTATACGTTCTACGGAACTCCCGAAGAAAATCCCGCTCATTGGATGGATGCGGTCCGACAATATCCTTGGACGCAAGTTCTGCTTCGTTTGTTCACGATCGTTCCGGGTATATTCTTAATTTTGAATACGGATGCGTTCACGAAATCGCAGAAGAAGTCTTTCGGCTTCAGTCTGATTATTTTCTTTCTTTTATATCTGCCGATTTATCTTCTCTATTCTCATGGAGAATCCGTTTCCGCAAGCGTTTGGAATCGGATCGTTTCCATGATTCCTGCTTTTCTTTTTATCGTATTTTGGCTGGGAATCGCTTCCGGGTTTCGCGCGCACAAACGGATTTTCGATCTCTCCGTTGCGATTATCGGAATTCGATTCCTGTATTTCTACTTCGACCTATTCGGAAGTTTGACTTATACGGGATTCGGTTTGATTCTTTCCGGGCTCTTGATCATCGGATTTACGATCGGATATTTAAAATTGAAAGGAAGAGTGAGAACTTTCTTGGGAGAACAGGAATGA
- a CDS encoding M48 family metalloprotease, with amino-acid sequence MKKIFPKLVPLFVVVYFWGCGAIIDSVVPIELDLQIGKSFLENAKDGKEGMHILKNAALEKYVKSVADRILKSDKIQYKKEFPYKISILDDDDTINAVCTPGGYIFVYTGLLKLIQDEATLAAILAHEIAHAEKRHSVKQIINSLGIYFTIYIGLTIFLGSDAANLINLGSRVGGEILTLANSRSAEAEADAMSFEYLKSTKYYPGALESFFILIEKKEKEEGGSGAEKRMIKFLSTHPLNDERIAENKKRLESIGNPKATSENLYTERYQAAMKRAFGDAD; translated from the coding sequence ATGAAAAAGATTTTCCCAAAGCTGGTTCCGCTTTTTGTCGTCGTTTATTTTTGGGGATGCGGCGCGATCATTGATTCCGTCGTTCCGATCGAATTGGATCTTCAGATCGGAAAATCCTTTTTGGAAAACGCAAAAGACGGAAAGGAAGGAATGCACATTCTCAAAAATGCCGCTCTGGAAAAATACGTAAAATCGGTCGCGGATAGAATTCTCAAATCGGACAAAATCCAATACAAAAAGGAATTTCCGTATAAGATTTCCATTTTGGACGACGACGATACGATCAATGCGGTTTGTACTCCGGGCGGATATATCTTCGTTTATACCGGACTTTTGAAACTGATTCAGGACGAGGCCACGTTAGCCGCCATTCTCGCGCACGAAATCGCACATGCGGAAAAACGGCACTCCGTAAAACAGATCATCAATTCCCTCGGAATTTATTTCACCATCTATATCGGTCTAACGATTTTTCTCGGATCGGACGCGGCCAATCTGATCAACCTAGGCTCAAGAGTAGGCGGAGAAATTCTCACCTTGGCGAATAGCCGTTCCGCCGAAGCGGAAGCAGACGCAATGAGTTTTGAATATTTGAAATCCACGAAATACTACCCCGGCGCTCTCGAATCGTTTTTCATTCTTATCGAAAAAAAGGAAAAGGAAGAAGGGGGAAGCGGTGCGGAAAAACGAATGATTAAATTCTTATCCACACACCCCTTGAACGACGAACGAATCGCCGAAAACAAAAAGCGTTTGGAAAGTATCGGAAATCCGAAAGCGACTTCCGAAAATCTTTATACGGAACGTTATCAGGCCGCGATGAAGCGCGCCTTCGGCGACGCGGATTGA
- a CDS encoding NAD(P)-dependent oxidoreductase, whose amino-acid sequence MKEYTISIIGTGIMGRGMAINLAKENQKLRLYSRNLSKLYDLKSENVLLFDSPSEAAKGADLVILCLTEDEVVIRETISSGLLDVKPKIILDCGTTSLPLTLKLAEECSRRGIRFYDSPMTGSKNAARDGQILFMVGANREEVADIQFFFDICGKNTVYCGSVGSGQKAKLALNMIQAGIFQVYMEGFELAKNSGVEPDILKDILLQSAAKSGIAEFKFPFVFSGNYETHFSLKNMRKDVHHAMELAEQTDTNLSLCKNLPEIYESGMKAGFGENDFCSLNEVTAKIRPPKSENR is encoded by the coding sequence ATGAAAGAATACACAATATCCATCATCGGAACGGGAATTATGGGACGAGGTATGGCAATCAACCTCGCCAAGGAAAATCAAAAACTCCGCCTCTATTCCAGAAATCTTTCCAAACTCTACGATCTAAAATCGGAAAACGTTCTTCTTTTTGATTCTCCTTCGGAAGCCGCCAAAGGCGCCGATCTTGTGATCCTTTGTCTGACGGAAGACGAGGTGGTAATCCGGGAAACGATCTCGTCCGGACTTCTCGATGTAAAACCCAAGATCATCCTCGATTGCGGAACCACTTCTCTTCCCCTCACACTCAAACTCGCGGAAGAATGTTCCCGACGCGGAATTCGATTTTACGATTCTCCCATGACCGGTTCCAAAAACGCGGCGAGAGACGGACAGATTCTTTTTATGGTGGGAGCCAATCGGGAAGAAGTCGCCGATATTCAATTCTTCTTTGATATTTGCGGAAAGAATACGGTTTATTGCGGTTCGGTAGGGAGCGGACAAAAAGCGAAACTCGCACTGAACATGATCCAAGCGGGCATTTTTCAGGTATATATGGAAGGATTCGAACTCGCCAAAAACTCGGGAGTGGAACCGGATATCTTAAAGGACATCCTTCTGCAATCCGCCGCAAAATCGGGGATCGCAGAATTTAAATTTCCGTTCGTATTTTCCGGAAACTACGAAACTCATTTCTCTTTAAAGAATATGAGAAAAGACGTCCATCACGCGATGGAACTGGCCGAACAAACCGATACGAACCTTTCTCTTTGTAAGAATCTTCCTGAGATCTACGAATCTGGAATGAAAGCCGGTTTCGGAGAAAACGACTTCTGCAGTCTCAACGAAGTTACAGCGAAGATCCGTCCGCCCAAATCAGAGAATCGGTAA
- a CDS encoding LIC_11883 family protein, whose product MRRLKSITSTKKSSVFETSTRITLGGILFLFLNVSFLSAEEAKWKEYSLRELIGRLKYYTYAKVAQSLRREYPTAQEQVWENSSCTLSLPELPGPFFCGLLKQQSPSSSETSGKNPAASSSLSSDKVTSSPEVVSPNSDKLASATLPPIPSQSLGMHRNTKEYKNIQLYSGTTISGRNVVQIVSEENPGESLRAFYLNNGQLSHYEFQDRILIFDWSGSKLNAILEVKVDSILRPLGGREILFP is encoded by the coding sequence ATGAGAAGATTAAAAAGTATTACCTCTACTAAAAAATCGTCCGTGTTTGAGACTTCGACTCGAATTACGCTCGGAGGAATTCTATTCTTATTTTTGAATGTTTCCTTTTTATCCGCGGAAGAAGCGAAGTGGAAGGAATATTCTCTCCGAGAATTGATCGGAAGATTGAAATATTACACATACGCGAAAGTGGCACAGAGTTTGCGGAGGGAATACCCTACCGCTCAGGAACAAGTTTGGGAGAATTCTTCCTGCACTCTTAGTTTACCGGAATTGCCGGGACCGTTTTTCTGCGGACTTTTGAAACAACAAAGCCCTTCTTCTTCCGAAACGTCCGGAAAAAATCCCGCGGCTTCTTCATCTTTATCTTCCGACAAGGTCACTTCTTCTCCGGAGGTTGTATCTCCGAATTCCGATAAACTTGCTTCCGCAACTCTGCCGCCGATTCCTTCTCAGTCGCTTGGAATGCACAGAAATACGAAGGAATATAAGAATATTCAACTATACTCAGGAACCACGATCTCGGGCAGAAATGTGGTTCAAATCGTTTCCGAAGAAAATCCGGGAGAATCACTGAGGGCTTTCTATCTAAACAACGGACAGCTCAGTCACTACGAATTTCAGGATAGAATTCTGATTTTCGATTGGTCCGGTTCCAAGTTGAACGCTATCTTGGAAGTAAAAGTGGATTCGATCTTAAGACCGCTCGGCGGAAGAGAAATCCTATTTCCATGA
- a CDS encoding lipoprotein LipL46 — protein sequence MNRFPTTRLIAALAVISFAVSCGSSGSTRGKKKEFYEKEGNKVTVIGEAPIYNGDKQIAKQRALKDAKINAVRKVIGEEISNKSKASDGESLGSSLLSKTDAFVKSYDIIDEAEGKIDTQPMLKLTVRCEVEESKISTAVDNLLADVGNPRVAVLVLGKVGGAPVIPAGPNNFGEAEIIKALKKSGNKIIDPALTAKKVGKNQVDAEKVEGSPLIKILAEALQAEVLVLATVETEDQQPLESVNGKALERTIYNTAATGTYKVVLLWGDGKIVDSGNADGRGADITQKVSREKAITEWATSVSKKVNNQLKEEWFNLTENNPIVLKFTGLNADEATKFKDDLTEFTAAKEVNVRTSDTNGSEWEVIYPGKDALFQEELVYKKDRGFSFLATKSLEVKSATRGVVTLEFKPLK from the coding sequence ATGAATCGTTTCCCTACCACCAGGCTTATCGCGGCCTTAGCAGTTATCTCTTTCGCAGTCAGCTGCGGTTCTTCCGGATCCACTCGTGGTAAGAAGAAAGAGTTCTATGAAAAAGAAGGTAACAAGGTTACCGTAATCGGCGAGGCTCCCATTTATAACGGAGACAAGCAGATCGCAAAACAAAGAGCTCTGAAAGACGCAAAGATCAACGCCGTTCGTAAAGTAATCGGCGAAGAAATCAGCAACAAGAGCAAGGCTTCCGATGGAGAAAGTTTAGGTTCCAGCCTTCTTTCTAAAACGGACGCATTCGTTAAGAGCTACGATATCATCGACGAGGCTGAAGGCAAAATCGATACTCAGCCGATGTTAAAACTCACAGTTCGCTGCGAAGTGGAAGAATCCAAAATCTCCACCGCGGTAGACAACCTTCTCGCGGACGTAGGAAATCCTAGAGTCGCGGTTTTGGTTCTCGGAAAAGTGGGAGGAGCTCCCGTAATTCCGGCGGGTCCGAATAATTTCGGAGAAGCGGAGATCATCAAAGCTCTGAAGAAAAGCGGAAACAAGATCATAGATCCCGCTCTTACCGCAAAGAAAGTCGGTAAGAATCAAGTGGACGCCGAGAAAGTGGAAGGTTCTCCTCTGATCAAGATTCTCGCGGAAGCTCTGCAAGCGGAAGTTCTGGTTCTTGCGACTGTGGAAACCGAAGATCAGCAACCCCTTGAATCCGTAAACGGAAAGGCTCTAGAAAGAACCATCTATAACACCGCGGCAACAGGAACTTACAAAGTGGTTCTTCTTTGGGGCGACGGTAAAATCGTAGACAGTGGAAACGCGGATGGACGCGGCGCGGACATCACTCAAAAAGTTTCCAGAGAAAAGGCGATCACCGAATGGGCGACTTCCGTTTCTAAAAAAGTGAACAATCAGTTAAAAGAAGAATGGTTTAACCTCACCGAAAACAATCCGATCGTTCTGAAGTTTACCGGTTTGAACGCGGACGAAGCGACTAAGTTCAAAGACGATCTGACCGAGTTTACGGCTGCGAAAGAAGTGAACGTAAGAACTTCCGATACGAACGGTTCCGAGTGGGAAGTAATCTATCCGGGTAAAGACGCTCTTTTCCAAGAAGAATTGGTTTACAAAAAAGATAGAGGATTCTCCTTCTTAGCGACCAAATCTTTGGAAGTAAAATCGGCTACTCGCGGAGTGGTTACCTTAGAATTCAAACCTTTGAAATAA
- a CDS encoding ABC transporter ATP-binding protein has protein sequence METFAIELKNVHKAFGKRKILTGVDLHVKKGETLVILGPSGTGKSVTLKHITGLLEPDAGDCFIFGESISRVGSKTKEKLRARMGVLFQSGALINWLTVFDNVALPLREHKLASEEKIQEIVMQKLKLVDMVIAKDNFPNDISGGMKKRAGIARAITTNPEIILYDEPTSGLDPVMSNVINELVLKIQKETGAAQVVVTHDMSSAYKIADRISFIYKGKIVFTGTPEEIQNSDNELIQQFIHGKTTGPMILETK, from the coding sequence ATGGAAACGTTTGCAATCGAACTCAAAAACGTCCATAAGGCTTTCGGCAAAAGAAAGATTCTCACCGGAGTCGACCTTCATGTAAAAAAGGGAGAGACTCTCGTCATTCTCGGTCCTTCGGGAACCGGAAAGTCGGTCACGCTCAAACACATCACCGGTCTTCTCGAGCCGGATGCTGGAGATTGTTTCATCTTCGGAGAAAGCATTTCCCGAGTCGGATCCAAAACAAAGGAAAAACTACGTGCGAGAATGGGCGTTCTCTTTCAATCGGGAGCTCTCATCAACTGGCTGACCGTTTTCGATAACGTTGCGCTTCCCTTACGCGAACACAAACTCGCATCCGAAGAGAAAATTCAGGAAATCGTAATGCAGAAATTAAAACTGGTGGATATGGTCATAGCCAAGGATAACTTCCCGAACGATATTTCCGGCGGTATGAAAAAAAGAGCGGGAATCGCAAGAGCGATCACTACCAATCCGGAAATCATTCTCTATGACGAACCCACTTCCGGTCTGGACCCGGTGATGTCCAACGTCATCAACGAACTCGTTCTGAAGATTCAAAAGGAAACGGGCGCTGCCCAAGTCGTGGTCACGCATGATATGTCGAGCGCGTATAAGATCGCGGATCGAATCAGTTTTATCTATAAGGGAAAGATCGTATTTACCGGAACCCCGGAAGAAATCCAAAATTCGGACAACGAGTTGATCCAGCAATTCATTCACGGAAAGACAACCGGTCCGATGATCCTGGAAACCAAATAG
- a CDS encoding MlaE family ABC transporter permease translates to MSERIKESLTEFFYASGFTILLVYESVLNLPYSFFKRKEILDQMYITGVGSISVVSIVAVFTGMIMSLNTGLGLKDFGAEGQIGLLMTITLTREMSPFMTALILAASIGSAMAAEIGTMKVSEEVDALEVMSIDPVRYLIFPRIFGFSIMVPVLCVYSTILGILGGAIVGYFQLGIDYFTYFRDVFDRIASIPGLKDLYVGIFKGFVFGIIVSAISCSHGLRTSGGAIGVGRATRESVVTSFLMVIFTGYMITALFYRE, encoded by the coding sequence ATGAGTGAACGTATCAAAGAAAGCCTTACCGAATTTTTTTACGCGAGCGGTTTTACAATCCTTCTGGTATATGAGAGTGTTCTAAATCTTCCTTACAGTTTTTTTAAACGGAAAGAAATTCTGGATCAGATGTATATCACCGGCGTAGGAAGCATCTCCGTAGTTTCCATCGTAGCCGTTTTCACCGGAATGATCATGTCGTTGAACACCGGACTCGGACTCAAGGATTTCGGCGCCGAAGGACAGATCGGACTTTTGATGACGATCACTCTTACCCGAGAGATGTCCCCGTTTATGACTGCTTTGATTCTCGCGGCGTCGATCGGTTCTGCGATGGCGGCCGAAATCGGAACGATGAAGGTTTCGGAAGAAGTGGACGCGCTCGAAGTCATGTCCATCGATCCAGTGCGTTATCTGATCTTTCCGAGGATTTTCGGTTTTTCGATCATGGTACCGGTGTTATGCGTCTATTCTACCATCCTTGGGATTTTAGGCGGAGCGATCGTCGGGTATTTCCAGCTGGGAATCGATTACTTTACCTATTTTCGAGACGTGTTCGATCGAATCGCTTCCATTCCCGGTCTGAAGGATCTGTATGTGGGAATTTTTAAGGGGTTCGTGTTCGGGATCATCGTTTCCGCGATTTCCTGTTCGCACGGTCTTAGAACCTCGGGCGGAGCGATCGGCGTAGGTCGCGCCACGAGAGAATCGGTGGTCACTTCGTTCTTAATGGTGATCTTTACCGGTTATATGATCACCGCCTTATTTTATAGAGAATGA
- a CDS encoding c-type cytochrome gives MKKISSIVLSFFAIFALFTNCSKNDNSASARIERGKKIVLVSGCSDCHTPKTMTPQGPVPDDSKFLAGYLETNRLPDYKSFQNSPWLLFTGDLTAVVGPWGVSFAKNLTPDKETGLGGWTEEMFVQTVRTQKRMGVGRPLLPPMAPIFAANLSTLNDEELKDIFAYLKSIKPVRNQVPEPILH, from the coding sequence ATGAAAAAAATTTCATCCATCGTTCTAAGCTTCTTTGCGATTTTCGCTTTGTTCACGAATTGTTCCAAGAATGACAACTCGGCTTCAGCTCGTATCGAACGCGGAAAAAAAATCGTATTGGTGAGCGGATGCAGCGATTGCCATACGCCGAAAACGATGACCCCGCAAGGCCCCGTTCCCGACGATTCAAAATTCTTGGCCGGATATTTGGAAACAAACCGATTGCCTGATTACAAAAGTTTTCAAAACTCCCCGTGGCTTCTTTTTACGGGAGATCTCACGGCAGTCGTCGGGCCTTGGGGAGTCAGCTTTGCGAAAAACCTAACCCCCGATAAAGAAACCGGACTGGGAGGCTGGACCGAAGAAATGTTCGTTCAAACGGTTCGCACGCAAAAAAGAATGGGAGTCGGCAGACCGCTCCTTCCTCCGATGGCACCGATCTTTGCGGCCAACTTAAGTACTTTAAATGATGAAGAATTAAAGGATATCTTCGCGT
- the mce gene encoding mammalian cell entry protein Mce translates to MSSLRYLLVGVIFTAAIAVVGYFTIVTEGGPVKKRGEFMKVTFRNAEGIKVGNKVTVQGVPFGYVSSIRLIQIDENGAEVQEGETGIGTRVEITMLLRERILLYDNYDIIIKNESLLTGRVISIDPGTTDPESERLKKRSTPVTMIDYKAAGALKGRVLQDPLVSLSELISENRGDIRKTFSNIADITTKINTGDGSLGRLINNDDVHKNVNTVLTDAQIVLRELREGLEDTREQTPVTSFIRAALSAF, encoded by the coding sequence ATGAGTTCGTTGCGTTATCTTCTCGTGGGAGTTATTTTTACCGCAGCCATCGCGGTGGTCGGATATTTTACGATCGTAACCGAAGGAGGTCCCGTAAAAAAACGCGGTGAATTCATGAAGGTCACGTTTCGAAACGCGGAAGGAATCAAGGTTGGAAACAAGGTCACCGTTCAAGGTGTTCCGTTCGGCTACGTTTCCTCGATTCGGCTGATTCAGATCGACGAAAACGGAGCCGAGGTCCAAGAAGGAGAAACAGGAATCGGAACCAGAGTCGAAATCACGATGCTTCTTCGTGAAAGGATTCTCCTTTACGACAACTACGACATCATCATTAAAAATGAAAGCCTTTTGACCGGACGCGTGATTTCCATCGATCCGGGAACGACCGATCCGGAATCGGAACGTTTGAAAAAGAGATCCACACCCGTAACGATGATCGATTACAAAGCTGCAGGCGCTTTGAAAGGTAGGGTTTTGCAAGATCCTCTCGTGAGTTTATCGGAGTTGATCTCCGAAAACCGAGGGGATATCCGTAAAACATTCTCGAACATCGCGGACATCACGACCAAAATCAACACGGGAGACGGAAGTTTAGGAAGGCTCATCAACAACGACGACGTTCATAAGAACGTAAACACGGTTTTGACGGACGCACAGATCGTTCTCCGCGAACTTCGGGAAGGTCTCGAGGATACAAGGGAACAAACTCCGGTTACGAGCTTTATCCGGGCTGCGCTCAGCGCATTCTAA
- a CDS encoding exo-beta-N-acetylmuramidase NamZ family protein, producing the protein MLYTKIKKKFFLLVIFFLFLPSVACAEKSFRKHIADAKLIPSENEFYNNVLPGLSGKNVILITNPSGIGRSPERIIREFKKHDVKIKHLIGLEHGFLGLEEDFSKSPVTVDEFFNLPIYHIYRVKNAELPAILKGADAILFDVQDMGMRCYTYLTVLKRIMDGIPDPAGTRLIVLDHVNPALYLKGRGEMIDKRFLNFAGEFPSLFFGGLTLGESALFYNAEYLDKKVRLEVIAPKNAKRSFDWDKEGIPWTTPSPNLPTVDSAINYLGLVLLEGVNVSVGRGTTAPFVYFGAPWMSEPEKLAEELNQNSGGDYYFQTVFFKPVFGPYKNEICRGLRLTVVNRKYDPLKMAFKLIAGLKNQYKEFKWRSYPDGTHNIDFLWGTESFRKAVDSGKSYDQYSEFLNSAEKEYNEKIKKYYLY; encoded by the coding sequence ATGCTCTACACAAAAATAAAGAAAAAATTCTTCCTTTTAGTCATTTTTTTTCTGTTCCTCCCTTCGGTTGCCTGCGCTGAAAAAAGCTTTCGGAAACATATCGCCGATGCGAAGCTGATTCCTTCGGAAAACGAATTTTATAACAACGTTCTTCCGGGACTTTCAGGCAAAAACGTAATTCTCATCACCAATCCATCCGGTATAGGAAGAAGCCCCGAACGGATTATCCGTGAATTTAAAAAACACGACGTAAAGATCAAACATCTGATCGGACTAGAACACGGATTTCTCGGACTGGAAGAGGACTTCAGTAAATCTCCCGTAACTGTGGATGAATTTTTCAATCTTCCGATCTATCATATCTACCGCGTAAAGAATGCGGAACTACCTGCGATTTTGAAAGGAGCGGATGCGATTCTTTTCGACGTGCAGGATATGGGAATGAGATGTTACACGTATCTCACGGTTTTAAAAAGAATCATGGACGGGATTCCCGATCCTGCCGGAACGAGATTGATCGTACTCGATCACGTAAACCCGGCTTTGTATCTCAAGGGAAGAGGGGAGATGATCGACAAACGGTTTCTCAACTTCGCGGGAGAATTTCCCTCTCTCTTTTTCGGAGGTTTGACTCTGGGAGAATCCGCTCTCTTTTACAACGCGGAATATCTGGATAAAAAAGTTCGATTGGAAGTGATCGCACCCAAAAACGCGAAACGTTCCTTCGATTGGGACAAGGAAGGAATTCCTTGGACGACTCCTTCTCCGAATCTTCCCACCGTCGACTCCGCGATCAATTATCTCGGTTTGGTTTTATTGGAAGGAGTCAACGTTTCCGTCGGACGCGGAACGACCGCGCCCTTTGTTTACTTCGGAGCGCCTTGGATGAGCGAACCCGAAAAGTTGGCGGAAGAATTGAATCAGAATTCCGGCGGAGATTATTACTTCCAAACCGTATTTTTCAAACCCGTTTTCGGGCCGTATAAAAACGAAATCTGCCGCGGACTTCGACTAACCGTCGTAAATCGAAAATACGATCCGTTGAAAATGGCTTTTAAGTTGATCGCGGGTCTGAAAAATCAATACAAAGAGTTCAAATGGAGATCGTATCCGGACGGAACGCATAACATCGATTTTCTGTGGGGAACGGAATCCTTTCGAAAAGCGGTCGACAGCGGAAAAAGTTACGATCAGTATTCTGAATTCTTAAATTCTGCCGAGAAAGAATACAATGAGAAGATTAAAAAGTATTACCTCTACTAA